In Drosophila subpulchrella strain 33 F10 #4 breed RU33 chromosome 3R, RU_Dsub_v1.1 Primary Assembly, whole genome shotgun sequence, the following are encoded in one genomic region:
- the LOC119559945 gene encoding protein telomere ends associated isoform X4 produces MSVTNEKTSIGKRDSSFPVSFKEFQRLIVNLQEIALQLKAANDGSKTLDHWTRWYYEEFYRNPSIREQYPFKVGPCPGRIRSKLLKMPEPAKTPDNIINASHSRPEASPLPQPESEAMVVESQLQPTPNVIVKSESDSSPDCDGVTVRVDKAGTFVFPVSFKIFEKNLNKMEVFKRIAKSQDYLKLAADDHYRMQLLRKFYNRFYMHPERRSSTNLFKEVPDILLARLLKSGRPHDAMAVKSMAEYAARKTLENKSIVTFVLFKENLSNLSDIVEQMKQKDNYYESKDFQECAFDFYLAFYITPEIREKYEYELRPGTSTMQARMLAVLSKKVAEELRQSLPQLANPSPALQLPVYKSPEKSTEKAKAGKENVARSEDAKKSAQVPEIISMEVAVELPQLAIPLAGLELSRSKTPESSPAKANNEDQFVDTISKKAVVELPQLDIPSAGLEQLRSKSPERSPAKAKNVNQVVEIISMVKLPQLAIPSAGLEQPRSKTPERSPAKANNVNQIAKSLPFETDVEVSIGKWGRFRFPVSYNTFRNYINYDEIIPIILKKHYARNEGVLKELIADTSNPQCGKIFRQSYNRFYVHNEKFRKKIPYKFNCTDSNMLNKFLESAKPLDEAATKTMCLFASEDKKDVPKAIEIQVTCPPEKPVEHRPPSVMEVCPNEPDCQDVCTTKNPCEGRRASPNNVIEKNEDVTENSGQIPPPVSLKTFKHHVSNLNEIATEMLLCPEYKEKSKEDVIREYYQGFYSGQEMRERFVCRFKPCPSKMLEKLLCFPPSNREVFPKEPDCQDVCTAEKPSEEIEDKPNSQAVFAVPRNVIPKRKESRQITKNEKKATPIANQPLLENQCKTTLVASDVVTHPEINHFFPVEIMESHNEQTVVKPLHISEDCNAARMLELNCKPEIDAVELEAHNMFTYLFDGSTCPEMQDSLKIQFNHYRLAQKEPLHSDTNPDETATTASKENQPVPTSNPIEVDKISEDHDPIKLITASKENELEESSKQPVDELEQANRMEIQVETSNNRGTSPSSPKCASENISRDEGVSTKTDENPSVAPSSPRNTDDETLLGQAKDIFFAENDKDHNMRYMICTSQGLMRTIWRILYQLTLQEFCQYTSIHDAEALYKRDEDLQCCFRHVVGLGNWPINLYVRLGFLKQLLHSKGVQLDKLELSSISPKILSPWELGSYSDFDKIVEEEYTYHTGDIIDDVVQLCQEREKLYAACWTRNMWISRVPQIAEEVLNAEIGEVESSLDGISLRPICGVKSEYENSPTEVVSIASSSDTVCEETTCPPTQLNSSNFVDIECVDPASQVPQLADDPLTPEETVPETPPNDHLPTSSVLVTVKKEPISLPNNQRATLSSSENCQWEEITPQEQIIDLDASQNEGSSLSCFAITKPKEMAAGQKLNLILCENDSETDENFNMLEAPTSKELSANVAPTRDQSKLAQVQIPVVLGKRRSPSVELPSKRIKVVNEKVPQLRHEFQPLPIGIMVRVESGGNNRKDCQATATHQPEEKNILEKPPNLQNAPSPQPAEVTITPSQEFAAGNTLLECTQLQHLLDSTNVNTRQRLPRS; encoded by the exons ATGTCTGTGACAAATGAGAAGACCTCAATAGGGAAGCG AGATAGCAGCTTTCCCGTTTCCTTCAAGGAATTTCAGCGGTTGATTGTAAACTTGCAAGAAATAGCACTCCAGTTGAAGGCTGCCAATGATGGCAGTAAAACGCTAGACCACTGGACTCGGTGGTACTACGAAGAGTTCTACCGGAATCCCAGTATTCGGGAGCAGTATCCGTTTAAGGTCGGACCATGTCCCGGGCGGATTCGCTCGAAATTGCTCAAGATGCCCGAGCCTGCAAAGACGCCTGATAACATCATCAATGCATCACATTCCCGCCCAGAAGCTTCACCGCTCCCGCAACCAGAATCCGAGGCGATGGTTGTAGAAAGCCAGTTGCAACCCACGCCCAACGTTATAGTCAAATCAGAGAGCGATTCATCACCAGACTGCGACGGTGTTACGGTTAGAGTGGACAA AGCTGGCACCTTTGTCTTTCCGGTATCCTTTAAAATATTCGAAAAGAACCTCAACAAGATGGAGGTATTTAAAAGGATCGCCAAGAGCCAGGATTATCTAAAGCTTGCGGCCGATGACCATTACCGAATGCAGCTGCTTAGAAAGTTCTATAACCGCTTCTATATGCATCCGGAAAGGCGATCCTCTACGAATTTATTCAAGGAAGTTCCGGATATCCTTTTGGCTAGGTTGCTCAAATCTGGAAGACCGCATGACGCAATGGCCGTAAAGAGTATGGCAGAGTATGCTGCCAGAAAGACGCTTGAAAACAA ATCCATCGTCACTTTTGTGTTGTTCAAGGAGAATTTGTCGAACTTATCTGACATTGTGGAGCAAATGAAGCAAAAGGACAATTATTATGAGAGCAAGGACTTCCAAGAGTGTGCTTTCGACTTCTACCTGGCATTTTACATAACTCCAGAGATCCGGGAGAAGTATGAGTATGAGCTGCGGCCAGGAACGTCGACCATGCAGGCTCGCATGCTAGCCGTTCTCAGCAAGAAGGTTGCCGAGGAACTAAGACAAAGCTTGCCGCAACTAGCCAATCCCTCACCAGCTCTTCAACTGCCCGTGTACAAGAGTCCCGAGAAGTCCACTGAAAAAGCTAAAGCTGGAAAAGAAAATGTAGCAAGATCTGAAGATGCCAAAAAGTCCGCTCAAGTCCCGGA GATTATAAGTATGGAAGTTGCCGTCGAATTGCCGCAGTTAGCTATTCCTTTAGCAGGACTCGAACTGTCCAGGTCTAAGACTCCTGAGAGTTCCCCTGCCAAAGCTAATAATGAGGATCAATTTGTAGA CACCATTAGCAAGAAGGCTGTGGTCGAACTGCCTCAATTAGATATTCCTTCGGCAGGACTCGAACAGCTCAGGTCCAAGAGTCCCGAGAGGTCCCCAGCAAAAGCCAAAAATGTGAATCAAGTTGTAGA GATAATTAGCATGGTAAAACTGCCGCAGTTAGCTATTCCTTCGGCAGGACTCGAACAGCCCAGGTCGAAGACGCCTGAGAGGTCCCCTGCAAAAGCTAATAATGTGAATCAAATTGCAAA GAGTCTTCCCTTTGAGACTGATGTTGAAGTGAGCATTGGAAA GTGGGGTCGCTTTAGGTTTCCTGTTTCTTATAATACATTTCGAAACTACATTAATTACGACGAGATTATTCCTATTATTCTAAAGAAACATTACGCTCGAAATGAGGGTGTACTAaaagaattaattgctgatACGTCGAATCCACAGTGCGGAAAAATCTTTCGCCAGTCTTATAATAGATTCTATGTTCACAACGAGAAATTTCGCAAAAAAATTCCATATAAATTTAACTGCACGGATTCCAACATGCTGAACAAGTTTCTAGAAAGCGCAAAACCATTGGATGAGGCAGCCACAAAAACTATGTGTCTCTTTGCCTCAGAAGATAAGAAGGATGTTCCGAAGGCAATTGAAATCCAAGTGACTTGTCCTCCCGAGAAACCGGTAGAGCACCGACCACCGAGTGTTATGGAGGTTTGTCCAAATGAACCAGATTGCCAGGATGTTTGCACCACAAAGAACCCCTGCGAGGGAAGACGCGCCAGTCCCAACAATGTGATAGAGAAAAACGAAGATGTTACCGAGAACAG CGGCCAAATACCTCCTCCAGTATCTTTGAAAACGTTCAAACACCATGTAAGCAATCTAAATGAAATTGCTACTGAAATGCTCTTGTGTCCCGAGTACAAAGAAAAATCCAAGGAGGATGTTATTCGGGAATATTACCAAGGCTTCTATTCCGGGCAGGAAATGCGGGAGAGATTCGTTTGCCGGTTTAAGCCGTGTCCCAGCAAAATGCTAGAAAAGTTATTATGTTTTCCGCCGAGTAATagagaggtatttccaaaggAACCAGATTGCCAGGATGTTTGTACCGCAGAGAAACCCAGCGAGGAAATTGAAGATAAGCCAAACAGCCAAGCGGTTTTTGCGGTACCTAGAAATGTTATaccaaaaagaaaagaaag CAGGCAAAtaacaaaaaacgaaaagaAAGCGACGCCTATAGCTAACCAACCGCTGTTAGAAAATCAATGCAAAACTACTTTGGTCGCCTCTGATGTTGTTACTCATCCCGAAATAAACCACTTTTTTCCAGTTGAGATAATGGAATCGCATAATGAACAAACAGTTGTAAAACCTTTGCACATTTCGGAAGATTGTAATGCAGCCAGGATGTTAGAATTAAATTG CAAACCAGAGATCGATGCGGTTGAACTCGAGGCCCACAATATGTTTACCTACTTGTTTGATGGTAGCACCTGCCCGGAAATGCAAGATTCTCTTAAAATCCAATTCAATCACTACCGACTGGCTCAAAAGGAACCTTTACATTCAGATACCAATCCTGATGAAACTGCAACAACTGCATCAAAAGAAAATCAGCCGGTACCAACTTCAAATCCCATCGAGGTCGATAAAATCAGCGAAGATCATGATCCCATCAAGCTTATCACTGCCTCTAAAGAGAATGAGTTGGAGGAAAGTTCAAAGCAACCAGTAGATGAACTAGAACAGGCGAATAGAATGGAGATCCAGGTTGAAACGTCCAACAATCGAGGAACTAGTCCGAGCAGTCCAAAATGCGCATCAGAAAATATTTCCAGAGATGAAGGGGTATCGACGAAAACAGATGAAAATCCTTCAGTTGCACCGAGTTCACCCCGAAATACAGATGATGAAACACTTCTCGGCCAAgctaaagatatatttttcgCTGAAAATGACAag GATCACAATATGAGGTACATGATCTGCACAAGCCAAGGCCTCATGAGGACCATTTGGCGTATACTATACCAACTAACTCTTCAGGAATTCTGTCAATACACGAGTATCCATGACGCGGAGGCCTTGTACAAACGCGATGAAGATTTACAGTGTTGCTTTCGCCACGTCGTGGGTCTTGGCAACTGGCCAATAAATCTATATGTCCGTTTGGGATTCTTAAAACAGCTTCTCCATAGTAAGGGAGTGCAGCTGGATAAGCTGGAACTGTCAAGTATATCGCCAAAAATACTGAGCCCTTGGGAGTTAGGTTCCTACTCGGATTTCGACAAGATCGTCGAAGAGGAGTACACCTATCACACCGGCGATATAATTGATGATGTAGTCCAGTTGTgccaagagagagagaaactATATGCGGCTTGTTGGACACGTAACATGTGGATTTCACGGGTACCTCAGATCGCTGAAGAGGTACTGAATGCCGAAATTGGGGAAGTGGAGTCGTCTCTCGATGGGATTTCATTAA GGCCAATTTGTGGTGTGAAAAGCGAATATGAAAATAGTCCAACCGAAGTTGTTTCAATTGCCTCAAGTTCTGATACAGTGTGTG AGGAAACAACTTGTCCGCCCACTCAGCTCAACAGTTCAAACTTTGTAGACATAGAGTGTGTGGACCCAGCTTCCCAAGTGCCACAACTGGCAGACGATCCACTAACACCAGAGGAAACAGTTCCAGAAACTCCTCCTAATGATCATCTGCCAACGTCGTCGGTGTTGGTGACGGTCAAGAAGGAGCCTATAAGTTTGCCCAACAACCAACGTGCCACCCTTTCCAGCTCCGAAAATTGCCAATGGGAAGAAATCACGCCCCAGGAGCAAATAATAGACTTGGATGCCAGCCAAAATGAAGGATCGAGTTTGTCCTGCTTTGCCATCACAAAACCAAAAGAGATGGCAGCCGGCCAGAAGCTAAATTTGATCCTGTGTGAGAATGACAGCGAAACTGACGAGAACTTTAATATGTTGGAAGCCCCAACCTCTAAAGAATTGTCGGCTAATGTGGCTCCAACGCGCGATCAGTCCAAGCTCGCGCAGGTTCAGATTCCTGTGGTTCTGGGAAAGAGACGGTCACCATCCGTAGAATTGCCTAGTAAGCGAATTAAAGTGGTTAACGAAAAGGTGCCACAGTTGCGACATGAGTTCCAGCCGCTGCCGATTGGTATAATGGTGCGTGTTGAGTCTGGAGGGAATAATCGAAAAGATTGTCAAGCAACGGCGACGCATCAGCCAGAAGAGAAGAACATATTGGAGAAACCTCCTAATCTTCAAAATGCACCATCGCCGCAACCGGCAGAGGTCACCATCACTCCCTCGCAGGAGTTCGCCGCTGGAAACACACTTCTGGAATGCACCCAGCTGCAGCACCTGCTAGATTCCACGAACGTCAACACTCGCCAG AGACTGCCGCGTTCTTAG
- the LOC119559945 gene encoding protein telomere ends associated isoform X2, with product MSVTNEKTSIGKRDSSFPVSFKEFQRLIVNLQEIALQLKAANDGSKTLDHWTRWYYEEFYRNPSIREQYPFKVGPCPGRIRSKLLKMPEPAKTPDNIINASHSRPEASPLPQPESEAMVVESQLQPTPNVIVKSESDSSPDCDGVTVRVDKAGTFVFPVSFKIFEKNLNKMEVFKRIAKSQDYLKLAADDHYRMQLLRKFYNRFYMHPERRSSTNLFKEVPDILLARLLKSGRPHDAMAVKSMAEYAARKTLENKSIVTFVLFKENLSNLSDIVEQMKQKDNYYESKDFQECAFDFYLAFYITPEIREKYEYELRPGTSTMQARMLAVLSKKVAEELRQSLPQLANPSPALQLPVYKSPEKSTEKAKAGKENVARSEDAKKSAQVPEIISMEVAVELPQLAIPLAGLELSRSKTPESSPAKANNEDQFVDTISKKAVVELPQLDIPSAGLEQLRSKSPERSPAKAKNVNQVVEIISMVKLPQLAIPSAGLEQPRSKTPERSPAKANNVNQIAKSLPFETDVEVSIGKWGRFRFPVSYNTFRNYINYDEIIPIILKKHYARNEGVLKELIADTSNPQCGKIFRQSYNRFYVHNEKFRKKIPYKFNCTDSNMLNKFLESAKPLDEAATKTMCLFASEDKKDVPKAIEIQVTCPPEKPVEHRPPSVMEVCPNEPDCQDVCTTKNPCEGRRASPNNVIEKNEDVTENSGQIPPPVSLKTFKHHVSNLNEIATEMLLCPEYKEKSKEDVIREYYQGFYSGQEMRERFVCRFKPCPSKMLEKLLCFPPSNREVFPKEPDCQDVCTAEKPSEEIEDKPNSQAVFAVPRNVIPKRKERQITKNEKKATPIANQPLLENQCKTTLVASDVVTHPEINHFFPVEIMESHNEQTVVKPLHISEDCNAARMLELNCKPEIDAVELEAHNMFTYLFDGSTCPEMQDSLKIQFNHYRLAQKEPLHSDTNPDETATTASKENQPVPTSNPIEVDKISEDHDPIKLITASKENELEESSKQPVDELEQANRMEIQVETSNNRGTSPSSPKCASENISRDEGVSTKTDENPSVAPSSPRNTDDETLLGQAKDIFFAENDKDHNMRYMICTSQGLMRTIWRILYQLTLQEFCQYTSIHDAEALYKRDEDLQCCFRHVVGLGNWPINLYVRLGFLKQLLHSKGVQLDKLELSSISPKILSPWELGSYSDFDKIVEEEYTYHTGDIIDDVVQLCQEREKLYAACWTRNMWISRVPQIAEEVLNAEIGEVESSLDGISLRPICGVKSEYENSPTEVVSIASSSDTVCEETTCPPTQLNSSNFVDIECVDPASQVPQLADDPLTPEETVPETPPNDHLPTSSVLVTVKKEPISLPNNQRATLSSSENCQWEEITPQEQIIDLDASQNEGSSLSCFAITKPKEMAAGQKLNLILCENDSETDENFNMLEAPTSKELSANVAPTRDQSKLAQVQIPVVLGKRRSPSVELPSKRIKVVNEKVPQLRHEFQPLPIGIMVRVESGGNNRKDCQATATHQPEEKNILEKPPNLQNAPSPQPAEVTITPSQEFAAGNTLLECTQLQHLLDSTNVNTRQVNEEPTDTVLVEPRAPEPLGASPLQRTVVFRDLDRFCFVNRLTVQQIMKYRIERHLPGATYQDALVKIDERLCNVRGPLLSCLFPHLSSELRSDLEYVLRDLGEFWYKWNWPRHKDSTVDIRTRVLTVFVNLSPNFGQFRVQFDNESREWGTCSEVAKEEPDIVEQETSCNVAEFLSPRILSRIRELKQLID from the exons ATGTCTGTGACAAATGAGAAGACCTCAATAGGGAAGCG AGATAGCAGCTTTCCCGTTTCCTTCAAGGAATTTCAGCGGTTGATTGTAAACTTGCAAGAAATAGCACTCCAGTTGAAGGCTGCCAATGATGGCAGTAAAACGCTAGACCACTGGACTCGGTGGTACTACGAAGAGTTCTACCGGAATCCCAGTATTCGGGAGCAGTATCCGTTTAAGGTCGGACCATGTCCCGGGCGGATTCGCTCGAAATTGCTCAAGATGCCCGAGCCTGCAAAGACGCCTGATAACATCATCAATGCATCACATTCCCGCCCAGAAGCTTCACCGCTCCCGCAACCAGAATCCGAGGCGATGGTTGTAGAAAGCCAGTTGCAACCCACGCCCAACGTTATAGTCAAATCAGAGAGCGATTCATCACCAGACTGCGACGGTGTTACGGTTAGAGTGGACAA AGCTGGCACCTTTGTCTTTCCGGTATCCTTTAAAATATTCGAAAAGAACCTCAACAAGATGGAGGTATTTAAAAGGATCGCCAAGAGCCAGGATTATCTAAAGCTTGCGGCCGATGACCATTACCGAATGCAGCTGCTTAGAAAGTTCTATAACCGCTTCTATATGCATCCGGAAAGGCGATCCTCTACGAATTTATTCAAGGAAGTTCCGGATATCCTTTTGGCTAGGTTGCTCAAATCTGGAAGACCGCATGACGCAATGGCCGTAAAGAGTATGGCAGAGTATGCTGCCAGAAAGACGCTTGAAAACAA ATCCATCGTCACTTTTGTGTTGTTCAAGGAGAATTTGTCGAACTTATCTGACATTGTGGAGCAAATGAAGCAAAAGGACAATTATTATGAGAGCAAGGACTTCCAAGAGTGTGCTTTCGACTTCTACCTGGCATTTTACATAACTCCAGAGATCCGGGAGAAGTATGAGTATGAGCTGCGGCCAGGAACGTCGACCATGCAGGCTCGCATGCTAGCCGTTCTCAGCAAGAAGGTTGCCGAGGAACTAAGACAAAGCTTGCCGCAACTAGCCAATCCCTCACCAGCTCTTCAACTGCCCGTGTACAAGAGTCCCGAGAAGTCCACTGAAAAAGCTAAAGCTGGAAAAGAAAATGTAGCAAGATCTGAAGATGCCAAAAAGTCCGCTCAAGTCCCGGA GATTATAAGTATGGAAGTTGCCGTCGAATTGCCGCAGTTAGCTATTCCTTTAGCAGGACTCGAACTGTCCAGGTCTAAGACTCCTGAGAGTTCCCCTGCCAAAGCTAATAATGAGGATCAATTTGTAGA CACCATTAGCAAGAAGGCTGTGGTCGAACTGCCTCAATTAGATATTCCTTCGGCAGGACTCGAACAGCTCAGGTCCAAGAGTCCCGAGAGGTCCCCAGCAAAAGCCAAAAATGTGAATCAAGTTGTAGA GATAATTAGCATGGTAAAACTGCCGCAGTTAGCTATTCCTTCGGCAGGACTCGAACAGCCCAGGTCGAAGACGCCTGAGAGGTCCCCTGCAAAAGCTAATAATGTGAATCAAATTGCAAA GAGTCTTCCCTTTGAGACTGATGTTGAAGTGAGCATTGGAAA GTGGGGTCGCTTTAGGTTTCCTGTTTCTTATAATACATTTCGAAACTACATTAATTACGACGAGATTATTCCTATTATTCTAAAGAAACATTACGCTCGAAATGAGGGTGTACTAaaagaattaattgctgatACGTCGAATCCACAGTGCGGAAAAATCTTTCGCCAGTCTTATAATAGATTCTATGTTCACAACGAGAAATTTCGCAAAAAAATTCCATATAAATTTAACTGCACGGATTCCAACATGCTGAACAAGTTTCTAGAAAGCGCAAAACCATTGGATGAGGCAGCCACAAAAACTATGTGTCTCTTTGCCTCAGAAGATAAGAAGGATGTTCCGAAGGCAATTGAAATCCAAGTGACTTGTCCTCCCGAGAAACCGGTAGAGCACCGACCACCGAGTGTTATGGAGGTTTGTCCAAATGAACCAGATTGCCAGGATGTTTGCACCACAAAGAACCCCTGCGAGGGAAGACGCGCCAGTCCCAACAATGTGATAGAGAAAAACGAAGATGTTACCGAGAACAG CGGCCAAATACCTCCTCCAGTATCTTTGAAAACGTTCAAACACCATGTAAGCAATCTAAATGAAATTGCTACTGAAATGCTCTTGTGTCCCGAGTACAAAGAAAAATCCAAGGAGGATGTTATTCGGGAATATTACCAAGGCTTCTATTCCGGGCAGGAAATGCGGGAGAGATTCGTTTGCCGGTTTAAGCCGTGTCCCAGCAAAATGCTAGAAAAGTTATTATGTTTTCCGCCGAGTAATagagaggtatttccaaaggAACCAGATTGCCAGGATGTTTGTACCGCAGAGAAACCCAGCGAGGAAATTGAAGATAAGCCAAACAGCCAAGCGGTTTTTGCGGTACCTAGAAATGTTATaccaaaaagaaaagaaag GCAAAtaacaaaaaacgaaaagaAAGCGACGCCTATAGCTAACCAACCGCTGTTAGAAAATCAATGCAAAACTACTTTGGTCGCCTCTGATGTTGTTACTCATCCCGAAATAAACCACTTTTTTCCAGTTGAGATAATGGAATCGCATAATGAACAAACAGTTGTAAAACCTTTGCACATTTCGGAAGATTGTAATGCAGCCAGGATGTTAGAATTAAATTG CAAACCAGAGATCGATGCGGTTGAACTCGAGGCCCACAATATGTTTACCTACTTGTTTGATGGTAGCACCTGCCCGGAAATGCAAGATTCTCTTAAAATCCAATTCAATCACTACCGACTGGCTCAAAAGGAACCTTTACATTCAGATACCAATCCTGATGAAACTGCAACAACTGCATCAAAAGAAAATCAGCCGGTACCAACTTCAAATCCCATCGAGGTCGATAAAATCAGCGAAGATCATGATCCCATCAAGCTTATCACTGCCTCTAAAGAGAATGAGTTGGAGGAAAGTTCAAAGCAACCAGTAGATGAACTAGAACAGGCGAATAGAATGGAGATCCAGGTTGAAACGTCCAACAATCGAGGAACTAGTCCGAGCAGTCCAAAATGCGCATCAGAAAATATTTCCAGAGATGAAGGGGTATCGACGAAAACAGATGAAAATCCTTCAGTTGCACCGAGTTCACCCCGAAATACAGATGATGAAACACTTCTCGGCCAAgctaaagatatatttttcgCTGAAAATGACAag GATCACAATATGAGGTACATGATCTGCACAAGCCAAGGCCTCATGAGGACCATTTGGCGTATACTATACCAACTAACTCTTCAGGAATTCTGTCAATACACGAGTATCCATGACGCGGAGGCCTTGTACAAACGCGATGAAGATTTACAGTGTTGCTTTCGCCACGTCGTGGGTCTTGGCAACTGGCCAATAAATCTATATGTCCGTTTGGGATTCTTAAAACAGCTTCTCCATAGTAAGGGAGTGCAGCTGGATAAGCTGGAACTGTCAAGTATATCGCCAAAAATACTGAGCCCTTGGGAGTTAGGTTCCTACTCGGATTTCGACAAGATCGTCGAAGAGGAGTACACCTATCACACCGGCGATATAATTGATGATGTAGTCCAGTTGTgccaagagagagagaaactATATGCGGCTTGTTGGACACGTAACATGTGGATTTCACGGGTACCTCAGATCGCTGAAGAGGTACTGAATGCCGAAATTGGGGAAGTGGAGTCGTCTCTCGATGGGATTTCATTAA GGCCAATTTGTGGTGTGAAAAGCGAATATGAAAATAGTCCAACCGAAGTTGTTTCAATTGCCTCAAGTTCTGATACAGTGTGTG AGGAAACAACTTGTCCGCCCACTCAGCTCAACAGTTCAAACTTTGTAGACATAGAGTGTGTGGACCCAGCTTCCCAAGTGCCACAACTGGCAGACGATCCACTAACACCAGAGGAAACAGTTCCAGAAACTCCTCCTAATGATCATCTGCCAACGTCGTCGGTGTTGGTGACGGTCAAGAAGGAGCCTATAAGTTTGCCCAACAACCAACGTGCCACCCTTTCCAGCTCCGAAAATTGCCAATGGGAAGAAATCACGCCCCAGGAGCAAATAATAGACTTGGATGCCAGCCAAAATGAAGGATCGAGTTTGTCCTGCTTTGCCATCACAAAACCAAAAGAGATGGCAGCCGGCCAGAAGCTAAATTTGATCCTGTGTGAGAATGACAGCGAAACTGACGAGAACTTTAATATGTTGGAAGCCCCAACCTCTAAAGAATTGTCGGCTAATGTGGCTCCAACGCGCGATCAGTCCAAGCTCGCGCAGGTTCAGATTCCTGTGGTTCTGGGAAAGAGACGGTCACCATCCGTAGAATTGCCTAGTAAGCGAATTAAAGTGGTTAACGAAAAGGTGCCACAGTTGCGACATGAGTTCCAGCCGCTGCCGATTGGTATAATGGTGCGTGTTGAGTCTGGAGGGAATAATCGAAAAGATTGTCAAGCAACGGCGACGCATCAGCCAGAAGAGAAGAACATATTGGAGAAACCTCCTAATCTTCAAAATGCACCATCGCCGCAACCGGCAGAGGTCACCATCACTCCCTCGCAGGAGTTCGCCGCTGGAAACACACTTCTGGAATGCACCCAGCTGCAGCACCTGCTAGATTCCACGAACGTCAACACTCGCCAGGTAAATGAAGAACCTACTGATACTGTTTTGGTCGAGCCTCGTGCTCCAGAGCCCCTTGGTGCTTCTCCTCTTCAGCGCACCGTTGTATTCCGTGACCTGGATCGCTTCTGTTTTGTAAACCGACTAACTGTTCAGCAAATCATGAAGTATCGCATCGAACGACACCTACCCGGTGCGACTTATCAGGACGCATTGGTCAAGATCGACGAAAGGTTGTGCAACGTGCGTGGTCCTCTGCTGAGCTGCCTATTCCCCCATCTCTCATCCGAACTGCGATCTGATTTGGAGTATGTGCTCCGGGACTTGGGAGAGTTTTGGTACAAGTGGAACTGGCCAAGGCACAAAGATAGCACCGTTGATATTCGCACACGAGTTCTCACCGTGTTCGTAAATCTGAGCCCAAATTTTGGGCAATTTCGCGTACAGTTCGATAATGAATCCAGGGAATGGGGTACCTGCAGCGAAGTTGCCAAGGAGGAGCCGGATATCGTGGAGCAGGAGACAAGTTGCAACGTAGCCGAGTTCTTAAGCCCGCGCATCTTGAGTCGGATAAGGGAATTGAAGCAGCTGATAGATTGA